Proteins encoded in a region of the Drosophila sechellia strain sech25 chromosome 2L, ASM438219v1, whole genome shotgun sequence genome:
- the LOC116802264 gene encoding probable small nuclear ribonucleoprotein E, with the protein MSFKGNPKVQKVMVQPINLIFRYLQNRSRVQVWLYENISLRIEGHIVGFDEYMNLVLDDAEEVYVKTRQRRNLGRIMLKGDNITLIQNVSPTKD; encoded by the coding sequence ATGTCGTTCAAAGGAAATCCCAAGGTGCAGAAGGTGATGGTGCAGCCCATCAACCTGATCTTCCGTTACCTGCAGAACCGCTCCCGCGTCCAAGTTTGGTTATACGAGAACATATCGCTGCGCATCGAGGGCCACATTGTGGGATTCGATGAGTACATGAATCTGGTGCTGGACGACGCCGAGGAAGTCTATGTGAAGACTCGGCAGCGCCGCAACCTCGGGAGGATCATGCTCAAGGGCGACAACATCACGCTCATACAGAACGTCAGTCCCACGAAGGACTAG
- the LOC116802266 gene encoding mitochondrial import inner membrane translocase subunit Tim13, translating into MAMANVDKGELMDQVKQQIAVANAQELLTQMTEKCFKKCVNKPGTSLDSSEQKCISMCMDRFMDSWNLISRAYGQRIQREQSKF; encoded by the exons atggCCATGGCTAATGTGGACAAAGGTGAACTTATGGACCAGGTTAAGCAACAGATTGCTGTTGCGAATGCCCAGGAATTGCTCACGCAAATGACCGAAAAGTGCTTCAAAAAGTGTGTCAATAAGCCGGGAACTTCCCTCGATTCGTCGGAACAG AAATGCATTTCCATGTGCATGGACCGGTTTATGGACTCGTGGAACCTCATTTCTCGGGCGTACGGCCAAAGAATACAACGTGAACAATCCAAGTTCTAA